In Trifolium pratense cultivar HEN17-A07 linkage group LG7, ARS_RC_1.1, whole genome shotgun sequence, a genomic segment contains:
- the LOC123894494 gene encoding cyclic dof factor 1-like, which yields MFQDPSIKLFGSDIQIHIPINSTDSHSQIYSLPQQQPIIIMNGIEESCNADVGVPLSEVSSKQANAFPQEDANAFPNMYETGTSKPVTKAVHRNNEHRTAKRDTDNQEKAFKKPDKVLPCPRCNSLETKFCYFNNYNVNQPRHFCKKCQRYWTAGGAIRNVPIGAGKRRNKHSPLQNCEVPVTLDVVPVIHTDSNPASLNEEVPLSESLEVLNLKGHRKIEIDLSTIKEDIDEPSCSSVKAAESGKMEYSENGIEHVSLTTQYNGLIPLHALHYYSAPPWQWNPCWNPTAFKPDNITSTPANMMAVEIPMTPSSYWSCMPNWVGQMEEFNGIPSPSSSVSSGTCSGNRSPTLGKHCRDGSTQEKDTMKPNIWVPKTIRINDPEEAAKSSIWSTLATKSKQNKPVMKGSVFKSFEPKSNASSRDLDDNQILRANPAAFSRSGSFQESM from the exons ATGTTCCAAGATCCTTCAATCAAGCTTTTTGGAAGTGATATTCAAATTCATATTCCCATTAACTCAACAGATTCACACTCTCAGATTTACTCTCTTCCACAACAACAACCCATCATTATCATG AATGGAATTGAAGAATCCTGTAATGCTGATGTTGGTGTTCCTTTGAGTGAAGTTTCTAGCAAACAAGCTAATGCATTTCCTCAAGAAGATGCTAATGCTTTTCCAAATATGTACGAAACTGGCACTTCGAAACCGGTGACCAAAGCAGTTCATAGAAATAATGAACACAGGACTGCCAAAAGAGATACTGACAATCAAGAGAAAGCTTTCAAGAAGCCAGACAAGGTTCTTCCGTGTCCTCGGTGCAATAGTTTGGAGACAAAGTTTTGCTATTTCAACAATTACAATGTTAATCAACCAAGACATTTCTGCAAAAAATGTCAGAGGTATTGGACAGCTGGTGGAGCAATTAGGAATGTTCCTATCGGAGCCGGTAAGCGTAGAAATAAGCATTCACCTTTGCAGAACTGTGAAGTTCCTGTTACCCTTGATGTTGTACCTGTCATACACACAGATTCCAACCCTGCTAGTCTCAATGAGGAAGTTCCTCTTAGTGAATCACTAGAAGTGTTAAATCTCAAGGGCCATCGAAAAATTGAAATCGACTTGTCCACTATCAAAGAGGATATTGATGAACCTTCTTGCTCTTCTGTAAAAGCTGCTGAATCCGGCAAAATGGAGTATTCAGAAAACGGAATAGAGCATGTTAGTTTGACAACTCAATACAATGGCTTAATTCCTTTACATGCACTTCATTATTATTCTGCTCCTCCATGGCAATGGAATCCATGTTGGAATCCTACGGCGTTTAAGCCTGATAACATAACTTCAACTCCTGCGAACATGATGGCAGTAGAAATACCGATGACACCTTCATCATATTGGAGTTGTATGCCAAATTGGGTTGGCCAAATGGAAGAATTTAATGGCATTCCATCGCCTTCATCTTCAGTTAGCAGCGGCACTTGTTCCGGTAATAGGTCACCAACTTTAGGAAAACATTGTAGAGATGGAAGTACACAAGAAAAAGATACAATGAAGCCGAATATTTGGGTGCCTAAAACTATCAGAATTAACGATCCAGAAGAGGCTGCTAAGAGTTCGATATGGTCAACTTTAGCAACAAAATCTAAACAGAACAAACCTGTTATGAAAGGAAGTGTTTTTAAATCATTTGAACCAAagtcaaatgcaagttctcgtGATTTAGACGATAATCAAATTCTAAGAGCAAACCCTGCTGCTTTCTCTCGCTCGGGATCTTTTCAGGAAAGCATGTAA